Proteins from a single region of Bacillus sp. (in: firmicutes):
- a CDS encoding YlbF family regulator, with protein sequence MVLATEERIYILDLADELSKMILQSDVVENYYQSLNTLRNDEKAMSLIKAFTEQKERYEEVHRFGQYHPDYLKVIKETRELKRDIDFLETVYEFKKAENALQTLLDEVSVLIGHSVSEQIKVPTGDPFFESSGCSGCGTSSGHSCG encoded by the coding sequence ATTGTGCTTGCAACAGAAGAAAGGATATACATTCTTGATTTAGCAGATGAATTGTCCAAGATGATTCTTCAGTCTGATGTAGTGGAAAACTATTATCAGAGTTTAAATACATTACGAAATGACGAAAAGGCAATGAGCTTAATTAAAGCATTTACGGAGCAAAAGGAAAGATATGAAGAAGTACACCGTTTCGGACAGTATCATCCCGATTATTTAAAGGTAATCAAAGAAACACGGGAATTAAAAAGGGATATCGACTTTCTTGAAACTGTTTACGAATTTAAAAAGGCTGAAAATGCATTGCAAACCCTTTTAGATGAAGTTAGTGTTTTAATCGGTCATTCCGTATCAGAACAAATTAAAGTACCTACTGGTGATCCTTTTTTTGAGTCTTCAGGCTGTAGTGGCTGCGGCACTAGTAGTGGGCATAGCTGTGGGTAG
- a CDS encoding YlbG family protein, translating into MNFGNRQGVIVWVHSLKQVKQLKRFGNIHYVSKKLKYVVIYMDMNRVEDAVNRIKSLSFVKNVDLSYKPFLKTEFENSKPDKAKEYDYKIGI; encoded by the coding sequence ATGAATTTTGGGAATCGACAAGGTGTAATTGTTTGGGTGCACTCATTAAAACAAGTAAAGCAATTAAAGCGCTTTGGGAATATTCACTATGTTTCCAAAAAGCTTAAATATGTAGTGATCTATATGGATATGAATCGGGTAGAAGATGCTGTAAATCGGATTAAATCCTTGTCGTTTGTGAAGAATGTTGATCTTTCTTATAAGCCTTTTCTCAAAACCGAATTTGAAAACTCTAAGCCAGATAAAGCGAAAGAGTATGATTATAAAATCGGAATTTAA
- a CDS encoding methylthioribose kinase, which produces MIQRFIELGQGYSDLYELLEIAKSNKHRLVHLMAFHTVINDNDVTSLAVVLKPTSSGDFQPIYICREGIPNREKKPNKRYDLFKELAQELGKEIISIEVKPSTNFAETELFYQHLIGILRMNRFIPPMG; this is translated from the coding sequence ATGATCCAACGATTTATTGAACTTGGACAAGGATATTCTGACCTTTATGAGTTACTAGAAATTGCTAAATCAAACAAACATCGTCTTGTTCACTTAATGGCATTTCATACCGTTATAAATGACAATGATGTCACTTCGTTAGCTGTCGTATTAAAACCGACGTCATCTGGAGATTTTCAGCCAATCTATATTTGCCGTGAAGGCATTCCGAATCGTGAGAAAAAGCCGAATAAACGCTACGATTTATTTAAAGAGTTAGCTCAGGAACTCGGAAAAGAGATTATTTCCATAGAGGTTAAACCATCTACAAATTTTGCGGAAACTGAACTTTTCTATCAGCATTTAATCGGCATTCTCCGCATGAACCGTTTTATACCGCCAATGGGATAA